From Arcobacter sp. CECT 8986, one genomic window encodes:
- a CDS encoding AEC family transporter, producing MALFFMLLGKIIPLYFNIAIGYLLTKYLKVRRDIVAFLLVYILGPAVILFATLSIKIDLQIAFLPIIVFLFGSFLAFFVLIKHSKKWNDSSINTLAFTCGTGNTGYFGIPLAMILLEPHVVNIFIFVTLASLLYENTTGFFITAKGAFSAKQSILKILRLPLVYAFILGLVLNINGFELPQKVIPYFENLKWVYGILGMMMLGMGLKGFNLDEDFDKKYIKIAYFYKFFIWPLFMLVLIYLDKNIFMYLNSDIYDVLFMMSIVPLAGNTVTLAILLKAKPEKASFTVLLSNLVSVIYIPLTLSIYQGF from the coding sequence ATGGCTCTTTTTTTTATGCTACTTGGTAAAATTATACCCTTATATTTTAATATAGCAATTGGTTATTTATTAACAAAATATTTAAAAGTAAGAAGAGATATAGTTGCTTTTTTGTTAGTATATATTTTAGGGCCTGCTGTAATACTTTTTGCAACACTATCTATAAAAATTGATTTACAAATTGCTTTTTTACCTATTATTGTATTTTTATTTGGAAGCTTTTTAGCTTTTTTTGTATTAATAAAACATAGTAAAAAATGGAATGATTCAAGTATTAATACTTTGGCTTTTACTTGTGGGACAGGAAATACTGGTTATTTTGGTATTCCTTTAGCGATGATACTTTTAGAGCCTCATGTTGTAAATATATTTATTTTTGTAACTTTAGCTTCATTGTTATATGAAAATACAACAGGATTTTTTATAACTGCAAAAGGTGCTTTTTCTGCAAAACAATCAATATTAAAAATACTAAGATTGCCTTTAGTATATGCATTTATTTTAGGTTTAGTATTAAATATTAATGGATTTGAACTACCACAAAAAGTTATTCCTTATTTTGAAAATTTAAAATGGGTATATGGAATATTAGGTATGATGATGTTAGGAATGGGTCTAAAAGGTTTTAATTTAGATGAAGACTTTGATAAAAAGTATATAAAAATAGCCTATTTTTACAAGTTTTTTATTTGGCCATTATTTATGTTAGTGCTTATTTATTTAGATAAAAATATTTTTATGTATTTAAATAGTGATATTTATGATGTTTTATTTATGATGTCTATCGTTCCTTTAGCTGGTAATACTGTAACTTTAGCAATATTATTAAAAGCAAAACCTGAAAAAGCAAGTTTTACTGTATTGTTAAGTAATTTAGTATCTGTTATATATATTCCTTTAACTTTAAGTATTTATCAAGGATTTTAA
- a CDS encoding AEC family transporter, producing the protein MIDLSLFFILLLKITPLYINIILGYLSVKFLNVKKESIATLVIYIITPLVVFSSTISVQIDTKLALLPFMIYIFCSFTAIVVYRLFRNHWADATSNILAFNAGTGNAGYFGIPLALLFFDNHVVNVFIFAQLAFIFYGNTTGFYITAKGNFTVRQSLKKVLRLPVIYAFIFGLACNFYGLSIPDELIVYTSQFKAVYGILGIMILGMGLVGLRQSGELDKKFVLLNFFFKFVYWPVCALIFIYLDKNLLYIFNDENIYKIIFLFSIVPVANNGVTLAIINGLKPEKAIVTVLLSTIFSLVYIPCMIVLYGGF; encoded by the coding sequence GTGATTGATTTGAGTTTATTTTTTATTCTTTTATTGAAAATTACGCCTTTATATATAAATATAATATTAGGGTATTTAAGTGTTAAATTTTTAAATGTAAAAAAAGAATCAATTGCTACTTTGGTTATTTATATAATAACACCATTAGTGGTTTTTTCTTCTACAATTAGTGTACAAATTGATACAAAACTTGCACTATTACCTTTTATGATATATATCTTTTGCTCTTTTACGGCAATAGTTGTATATAGACTCTTTAGAAATCATTGGGCAGATGCAACATCAAATATTTTAGCATTTAATGCAGGAACAGGAAATGCTGGATATTTTGGAATACCTCTTGCTTTACTATTTTTTGATAATCATGTTGTAAATGTTTTTATTTTTGCACAGTTAGCATTTATCTTTTATGGAAATACAACTGGTTTTTATATAACTGCAAAAGGTAACTTTACAGTAAGACAATCACTAAAAAAAGTACTTAGACTACCTGTTATTTATGCTTTCATTTTTGGGCTTGCTTGTAATTTTTATGGATTATCAATTCCCGATGAGTTAATAGTTTATACATCTCAATTTAAAGCAGTATATGGAATTTTAGGTATAATGATACTTGGTATGGGCTTAGTAGGATTAAGACAAAGTGGAGAGTTAGATAAAAAGTTTGTACTTTTAAACTTCTTTTTTAAATTTGTTTATTGGCCTGTATGTGCTTTAATATTTATCTATTTAGATAAAAATCTATTATATATATTTAATGATGAAAATATTTATAAAATTATATTTTTATTTTCAATTGTTCCAGTTGCAAATAATGGCGTGACATTAGCTATAATAAATGGATTAAAACCAGAAAAAGCAATAGTAACTGTACTATTAAGTACAATATTTTCATTGGTTTATATTCCTTGTATGATAGTTTTATATGGTGGTTTCTAA
- a CDS encoding NlpC/P60 family protein yields the protein MKKIFLKSTIVILPILFSGCSMSMNSLTSGFSKPKKDLTKGIEDNHITRVLLSQYREWKGVEYKYGGNSKDGIDCSAFIQRTFYTKLHKKLPRTTYYQSRLGKAVKKKDAKAGDLVFFKTGRKSRHVGIYLDDGKFLHVSTSKGVIISTLDNVYFKRHFWKIKRVLEDN from the coding sequence ATGAAAAAAATATTTCTTAAAAGTACTATTGTTATTTTACCAATACTTTTTTCAGGATGTTCTATGTCAATGAACTCATTAACAAGTGGTTTTTCAAAACCTAAAAAAGATTTGACTAAAGGTATAGAAGATAATCATATTACAAGAGTTCTTCTCTCTCAATATCGTGAATGGAAAGGTGTTGAGTATAAATATGGTGGAAATTCAAAGGATGGAATTGATTGTTCTGCTTTTATTCAACGAACTTTTTATACAAAACTACATAAAAAATTGCCAAGAACTACATATTATCAATCTAGATTAGGAAAAGCTGTAAAGAAAAAAGATGCAAAAGCTGGTGATTTAGTCTTTTTTAAAACAGGAAGAAAAAGTAGACATGTTGGAATTTATTTAGATGATGGAAAGTTCTTACATGTTTCTACAAGTAAAGGTGTAATAATCTCAACTTTAGATAATGTATATTTTAAAAGACACTTTTGGAAAATAAAAAGAGTCTTAGAGGATAATTAA